A single window of Carassius gibelio isolate Cgi1373 ecotype wild population from Czech Republic chromosome A19, carGib1.2-hapl.c, whole genome shotgun sequence DNA harbors:
- the LOC127935315 gene encoding G-protein coupled receptor 20, with the protein METVLDGHSNITSESPVNTSLHLLGVPYLKRMAHLDESLYKEFYVLWIMMMVVNTLMFVVGVVLNSLALYVFCHRSRSRTTPAIYTINLAVADLLVALSLPARIALYHSGGDCVACLYMHTFSYFVNMYCSILFLTSICVDRYMAVVRSAGSRWRSPTVAKSVSVCIWLFAIVVTYSLQTSALEFNGASCCRATVLFTLTVLEFVLPLLVIVTFTICVACALADGRLMPQSLGRRARAVRLLVAVLLVFTVCFTPYHVREAVVYFQLGGSREQHVVAYHVTITLSSLNSCLDPVVYCFVPDSFRSALRREQKKRFGEHPMAIKGNRSSKAAETPTAIAYSVATLTLTPSILPARDIPA; encoded by the coding sequence ATGGAGACCGTCCTCGATGGACATTCAAACATCACATCTGAGTCTCCCGTCAATACCAGCCTCCACCTGCTGGGGGTGCCGTACCTGAAGAGAATGGCGCACCTGGACGAGTCACTGTACAAGGAGTTCTACGTGCTGTGGATCATGATGATGGTGGTGAACACGCTCATGTTTGTAGTCGGCGTGGTCCTGAACAGCCTGGCTCTGTACGTATTCTGTCATCGCAGCCGCTCTAGGACCACGCCGGCCATTTACACCATAAACTTAGCAGTGGCTGACCTGCTGGTGGCGCTGTCACTCCCGGCCCGTATCGCGCTTTACCATAGCGGCGGTGACTGCGTGGCTTGTTTGTACATGCACACGTTCAGCTACTTCGTGAACATGTACTGCAGTATTTTGTTTCTCACGAGCATCTGCGTGGATCGCTATATGGCGGTGGTGCGTTCGGCGGGAAGCCGTTGGCGGAGCCCCACGGTTGCGAAAAGCGTGAGCGTTTGCATCTGGCTGTTCGCTATCGTGGTCACGTACTCCCTTCAGACATCTGCGCTGGAGTTTAATGGAGCATCTTGCTGTCGTGCCACTGTGCTTTTCACCCTCACCGTTCTGGAGTTCGTCCTGCCACTGCTAGTAATCGTAACGTTTACGATCTGCGTCGCCTGTGCGCTCGCAGACGGTCGGCTCATGCCGCAGAGCTTGGGTCGGCGTGCGCGTGCCGTTCGGCTTCTTGTGGCTGTGCTGCTGGTGTTCACCGTGTGCTTCACGCCATATCACGTACGCGAGGCCGTGGTGTATTTCCAGCTAGGAGGCAGCAGAGAGCAGCATGTGGTGGCGTATCATGTGACCATCACGCTCAGCAGTTTGAACAGCTGTCTGGATCCTGTGGTTTACTGCTTCGTGCCTGATAGTTTCCGCTCTGCATTGCGTAGAGAACAGAAGAAGAGATTTGGAGAGCATCCGATGGCCATAAAGGGAAACAGGAGCAGCAAAGCTGCAGAAACACCGACGGCTATTGCGTACAGCGTCGCAACCCTCACGCTCACACCCTCCATACTGCCGGCCAGAGACATTCCCGCCTGA